A window of Staphylococcus sp. 17KM0847 contains these coding sequences:
- a CDS encoding ABC transporter permease, whose protein sequence is MHKFWATFRLTYLKKIKAKSFIISTLIAMLVIVGAANIDKIIDFFDDGNSDDQVAIVTQNNSLYEAVKAQNEPLHQDTTYQHLTEEKATKALKKGDIDYIIAVTETKGHQLEGTIIDTQSVSETDKLTLQSTLSQIQKTLIAQDLNLSENDLQQLEAKSKVQDKILSDKKGTKTAEPDSESEEGISRVIVMVGNFVIFFIVMNYANQIAMELATEKTSRVSEMIITSIRPMAHILSKILAILSVAFTQLLIFAVTVVGCFYAFDLSAKLTAIDFELTPHLTRLLVFSVCFIILSVISYVILAAILGNLTVRIEDMAQSLMPMTLILIGAFYAGYFGALNPDNILVRILSYVPFFSPFVTLSRLSLVETPMIEGIIGIAIHIVLIGVLVFIAAKTYKNSVLTFEKGTIKSLKRALKKS, encoded by the coding sequence GCAAATATTGATAAAATTATCGATTTCTTTGATGATGGTAATAGTGATGATCAAGTAGCGATTGTGACACAAAATAATAGTTTGTATGAAGCTGTTAAAGCACAAAATGAACCGCTTCATCAAGATACAACATACCAACATCTTACGGAAGAAAAAGCAACAAAAGCTTTAAAGAAAGGTGATATCGATTATATTATTGCAGTCACTGAAACGAAAGGACATCAATTAGAAGGAACGATCATCGATACCCAAAGTGTTTCAGAAACGGATAAATTAACATTACAATCGACGCTATCTCAAATTCAGAAGACGCTTATTGCACAAGATTTAAATTTATCGGAGAACGATTTGCAACAATTAGAAGCGAAGAGTAAAGTTCAAGATAAAATTCTAAGTGATAAAAAAGGAACTAAAACAGCAGAGCCAGATTCAGAATCTGAAGAAGGTATCAGTCGAGTCATTGTTATGGTTGGGAATTTCGTAATTTTCTTTATCGTCATGAATTATGCTAACCAAATTGCAATGGAATTAGCAACAGAAAAAACATCACGTGTATCTGAAATGATTATTACGAGTATTCGTCCTATGGCACACATTTTATCAAAGATTTTAGCAATATTATCAGTAGCATTTACACAGTTGCTTATTTTTGCTGTAACCGTTGTAGGGTGTTTTTATGCCTTTGATTTATCAGCTAAATTGACCGCTATTGATTTTGAGCTTACACCTCATCTGACACGACTTTTAGTTTTCAGTGTGTGTTTTATCATATTAAGTGTCATTTCATATGTTATCTTAGCAGCAATATTAGGTAATCTTACTGTACGCATTGAAGACATGGCACAATCGCTTATGCCAATGACGTTAATTTTGATTGGTGCTTTTTATGCAGGTTACTTTGGCGCGCTAAATCCTGATAATATATTAGTGCGTATATTAAGTTATGTCCCATTTTTCTCGCCGTTTGTGACTTTATCACGCTTATCACTCGTTGAAACACCGATGATCGAAGGTATTATTGGAATTGCGATTCATATTGTACTTATTGGCGTGTTAGTTTTTATCGCGGCGAAAACATATAAAAATTCAGTGCTAACTTTTGAAAAAGGAACGATTAAATCCTTAAAACGTG